One window of the Tachypleus tridentatus isolate NWPU-2018 chromosome 10, ASM421037v1, whole genome shotgun sequence genome contains the following:
- the LOC143230133 gene encoding toll-like receptor 6, which yields MDSTIELSPLQNLQVLNLSFNNITFINHANFANVSTVSLDLRGNKLEPWTTPIFSAIAHLSDLHLESSSLTVLNRVMLKDLEQIENVSVENNPWDCLSCDLVYLQQWLQNQQSKRSDFSSYKCHYPKSLRNTEVLEAQYNVEACVILPFNVVLYVVTPLTCVTAFLITLVSVCYWYRWYIRYFLFLCRIKVTKFREKKLSDSYLYDAFISYCDSDLAWVAQKLVPMLENPEGGLRLCLHDRNFLAGLSIEQNIIESIDKSRKTVFILSPSFLKSQWCMYEIQIAQHRLLENNRNSLVLVKMKNLPQKDTTKELQYLLRTRTYLEWPENSKAQSLFWLRLRNALTSPCRNTTV from the coding sequence ATGGATTCAACTATAGAACTTAGTCCTCTTCAAAACCTTCAGGTCCTTAACCTCTCCTTTAACaacataacatttataaatcaTGCGAATTTTGCCAACGTTTCCACCGTTTCATTAGATCTCAGAGGAAACAAACTGGAGCCATGGACAACCCCCATTTTCAGTGCTATAGCTCACTTAAGTGACCTACACCTAGAAAGCTCTTCGCTAACAGTTCTAAACAGAGTTATGTTAAAAGACCTGGAACAAATCGAGAATGTTAGTGTAGAAAACAACCCATGGGACTGTCTATCGTGTGACCTAGTCTACCTACAACAGTGGCttcaaaatcaacaaagtaaGCGAAGTGATTTTTCAAGCTATAAATGTCACTACCCAAAGTCTCTAAGGAATACGGAAGTTCTCGAGGCGCAATACAACGTAGAAGCTTGCGTTATTTTACCATTTAATGTTGTTCTTTATGTTGTGACACCGCTAACATGTGTAACTGCTTTCCTAATCACGCTAGTAAGTGTTTGCTACTGGTACAGGTGGTACATTCGATACTTCCTGTTCCTTTGCCGAATTAAAGTCACTAAGTTTCGCGAGAAAAAACTCTCCGATAGTTACCTTTACGATGCTTTTATATCTTACTGTGACAGCGATCTCGCTTGGGTTGCTCAAAAGCTTGTCCCCATGTTGGAAAATCCAGAAGGCGGTCTTCGTCTGTGTCTTCACGATCGAAACTTTTTAGCAGGTTTATCAATCGAACAAAATATTATCGAGAGTATTGACAAGAGTAGAAAAACCGTTTTCATTCTGTCACCGAGTTTTTTAAAAAGCCAGTGGTGTATGTATGAAATACAAATAGCCCAGCATCGGTTGCTAGAAAACAATCGTAATTCTCTGGTGTTGGTCAAGATGAAGAACCTCCCTCAAAAGGACACTACCAAAGAGCTTCAGTACCTATTACGAACACGAACCTACCTTGAATGGCCTGAGAACTCGAAAGCTCAATCTTTATTCTGGTTGAGACTAAGAAACGCCCTGACTTCTCCGTGTAGAAATACTACTgtatag